TGGTCTCCCCGCAGGTCGCCGCGGCCACCGCCGTGACCGGCCGGCTGTCCTCCCCGGCCGACCTGATCACCGCGGAGGTCTGATCCATGGAAGCCTTCACCACCCACACCGGGCGCGCCGTGCCGCTGCGCCGCAGCAACGTCGACACCGACCAGATCATCCCGGCCCACTGGCTGAAGAAGGTCACCCGGGACGGCTTCGAGGACGGCCTCTTCGAGGCGTGGCGCAAGGACCCGGAGTTCGTGCTGAACGACGCGGCGTACCGGGGCGGTAGCGTGCTGCTGGCCGGCCCGGACTTCGGCACCGGATCGTCCCGCGAACACGCCGTGTGGGCGCTGCAGAACTACGGCTTCAAGGCCGTCGTCTCGTCCCGCTTCGCCGACATCTTCCGCGGCAACTCGCTCAAGAACGGCCTGCTGACCGTCGTGCTGCCGCAGCCGGACGTCGAGCGGCTGTGGGAGCTGGCCGAGGCCGACCCGCGGACCGAGGTGACGGTCGACCTCCAGGCCCTGGAGGTGCGCGCCGGCGGTACGGCGGGGGAGCCCGCGTTCGCCGCCTCGTTCGAGCTGGA
The Streptomyces sp. CNQ-509 DNA segment above includes these coding regions:
- the leuD gene encoding 3-isopropylmalate dehydratase small subunit, which encodes MEAFTTHTGRAVPLRRSNVDTDQIIPAHWLKKVTRDGFEDGLFEAWRKDPEFVLNDAAYRGGSVLLAGPDFGTGSSREHAVWALQNYGFKAVVSSRFADIFRGNSLKNGLLTVVLPQPDVERLWELAEADPRTEVTVDLQALEVRAGGTAGEPAFAASFELDENARWRLLNGLDDISITLRYEADIAAFEAARPAFKPQTVQG